A region of Streptomyces sp. NBC_01267 DNA encodes the following proteins:
- a CDS encoding maltokinase N-terminal cap-like domain-containing protein, producing the protein MSKAASTRNTSRSAGASGPLGLLASLTPLLHEWLPRQRWFAGKGRPVSAFSLVSATELLPVGAAPGLLHLLVRAQQEPSAGSGPTGDCYQLLLGVRTSLPPRLAAALLGRAAAGPLAGLVVYDALLDPRLTALLLERLRAPGRLGALRFDRDPAVVIPAGLVARPLGAEQSNTSLVYGDTFILKVFRRVHPGSNPDLELPLALAQAGCARVPAPVAWYETTEPEPATLGVLQPFLFGSEDGWQLALHALADGHDFTAGAHALGRATAEVHGTLASALPTAVLRKRQIQRLAAEMTERLETTARAVPALAPYAAGLRTAFDALADLGHAGRVWAAQRIHGDLHLGQSLRARDGEWSVIDFEGEPARPLAERTRPQPVVRDVAGMLRSFDYAARSHRPWSPQWATGCRDAYCEGYAAVSGADPRAEPELLRAYETDKAVYEVLYEARNRPDWLPVPMAAIKRLSTPFPTRAPKLPRRPPQ; encoded by the coding sequence ATGTCCAAGGCTGCATCCACCCGGAACACCTCGCGCTCCGCCGGGGCGTCCGGCCCGCTCGGCCTCCTCGCCTCGCTCACCCCACTGCTGCACGAGTGGCTGCCCCGGCAGCGCTGGTTCGCGGGCAAGGGCCGTCCTGTCAGCGCCTTCAGCCTGGTCTCCGCCACCGAACTGCTGCCGGTGGGCGCGGCCCCGGGGCTGCTGCACCTGCTCGTCCGGGCCCAGCAGGAGCCGTCCGCCGGCTCCGGGCCCACCGGTGACTGCTACCAGTTACTGCTCGGCGTACGGACCTCGCTGCCGCCCCGGCTCGCCGCCGCGCTGCTCGGCCGCGCCGCCGCCGGACCGCTGGCCGGACTCGTCGTGTACGACGCGCTGCTCGACCCGCGGCTGACCGCGCTGCTGCTGGAGCGGCTGCGCGCGCCCGGCCGCCTCGGGGCGCTGCGCTTCGACCGTGATCCGGCGGTGGTGATCCCCGCCGGACTGGTCGCGCGCCCGCTCGGCGCCGAGCAGTCCAACACCTCTCTGGTCTACGGCGATACGTTCATCCTGAAGGTCTTCCGCCGGGTCCACCCGGGCTCCAACCCGGACCTGGAGCTGCCGCTCGCGCTGGCCCAGGCAGGCTGCGCCCGGGTACCCGCGCCGGTCGCCTGGTACGAGACCACCGAGCCCGAACCCGCCACGCTCGGGGTGCTCCAGCCGTTCCTGTTCGGCTCCGAGGACGGCTGGCAGCTGGCCCTGCACGCGCTCGCCGACGGGCACGACTTCACCGCGGGCGCCCACGCGCTGGGCCGGGCCACCGCCGAGGTGCACGGCACGCTGGCGTCCGCGCTGCCCACCGCCGTACTGCGCAAGCGGCAGATACAGCGCCTCGCCGCCGAGATGACGGAGCGTCTGGAGACGACGGCCCGAGCGGTGCCCGCGCTCGCTCCCTACGCCGCCGGGCTGCGCACCGCCTTCGACGCCCTCGCCGACCTGGGGCACGCGGGCCGCGTCTGGGCCGCCCAGCGGATCCACGGCGATCTGCATCTCGGCCAGAGCCTGCGGGCCAGGGACGGCGAGTGGTCGGTCATCGACTTCGAGGGTGAACCGGCCCGCCCGCTCGCCGAACGCACCCGCCCGCAGCCGGTGGTCCGCGACGTCGCGGGGATGCTCCGCTCGTTCGACTACGCGGCCCGCTCGCACCGCCCCTGGTCCCCGCAGTGGGCCACCGGCTGCCGGGACGCGTACTGCGAGGGGTACGCCGCCGTCTCCGGCGCCGATCCGCGTGCCGAGCCGGAGCTGCTGCGCGCGTACGAGACCGACAAGGCGGTGTACGAGGTCCTCTACGAGGCCAGGAACCGCCCCGACTGGCTGCCCGTCCCGATGGCCGCGATCAAGCGGCTCTCCACCCCCTTCCCCACCCGTGCGCCGAAGCTGCCGAGGAGGCCGCCCCAGTGA
- the treS gene encoding maltose alpha-D-glucosyltransferase, whose translation MIVNDPVHDKFADTPAKDRDPDWFKRAVFYEVLVRSFQDSNGDGVGDLKGITAKLDYLQWLGVDCLWLPPFFKSPLRDGGYDVADYTSVLPEFGDLADFVEFVDAAHQRGMRVIIDFVMNHTSDQHEWFQESRKDPEGPYGDYYVWADDDKQFPDARIIFVDTETSNWTFDPVRKQYYWHRFFSHQPDLNYENPVVQEEIISALRFWLDLGIDGFRLDAVPYLYQVEGTNCENLPQTHAFMKRVRAEIDADYPDTVLLAEANQWPEDVVDYFGDFKKGGDECHMAFHFPVMPRIFMAVRRESRYPVSEILAKTPAIPENAQWGIFLRNHDELTLEMVTDEERDYMYAEYAKDPRMRANIGIRRRLAPLLDNDRNQIELFTALLLSLPGSPILYYGDEIGMGDNIWLGDRDAVRTPMQWTPDRNAGFSSCDPGRLYLPTIMDPVYGYQVTNVEASMASPASLLHWTRRMIEIRKQNPAFGLGSYTELSSSNPAVLAFLREYKDDLVLCVHNFSRFAQPTELDLHSFTGRRPVELIGGVRFPAIGELPYLLTLAGHGFYWFRLRKDALLK comes from the coding sequence ATGATCGTCAACGATCCCGTCCATGACAAATTCGCGGACACGCCTGCCAAGGACCGCGACCCCGACTGGTTCAAACGCGCGGTCTTCTACGAGGTCCTGGTCCGTTCGTTCCAGGACAGCAACGGAGACGGCGTAGGCGACCTCAAGGGCATCACCGCCAAGCTGGACTATCTCCAATGGCTGGGCGTCGACTGCCTCTGGCTGCCACCGTTCTTCAAGTCACCGCTGCGCGACGGGGGTTACGACGTCGCGGACTACACGTCCGTGCTGCCGGAGTTCGGCGACCTCGCCGACTTCGTCGAGTTCGTGGACGCCGCGCATCAGCGCGGTATGCGCGTGATCATCGACTTCGTGATGAACCACACGAGCGATCAGCACGAGTGGTTCCAGGAGTCGCGCAAGGACCCGGAGGGGCCGTACGGCGACTACTACGTCTGGGCCGACGACGACAAACAGTTCCCGGACGCCCGGATCATCTTCGTCGACACGGAGACGTCCAACTGGACCTTCGACCCGGTGCGCAAGCAGTACTACTGGCACCGGTTCTTCTCCCACCAGCCGGACCTCAACTACGAGAACCCGGTGGTGCAGGAGGAGATCATCTCGGCGCTGCGCTTCTGGCTCGACCTGGGCATCGACGGCTTCCGCCTCGACGCGGTCCCGTACCTCTACCAGGTCGAGGGCACCAACTGCGAGAACCTGCCGCAGACCCACGCGTTCATGAAGCGGGTCCGGGCCGAGATCGACGCCGACTACCCGGACACGGTGCTGCTCGCCGAGGCCAACCAGTGGCCGGAGGACGTCGTCGACTACTTCGGCGACTTCAAGAAGGGCGGCGACGAGTGCCACATGGCATTCCACTTCCCGGTGATGCCGCGCATCTTCATGGCCGTACGGCGGGAGTCCCGCTACCCCGTCTCGGAGATCCTGGCCAAGACCCCGGCCATCCCGGAGAACGCCCAGTGGGGCATCTTCCTGCGCAACCACGACGAGTTGACGCTGGAAATGGTCACGGACGAAGAGCGCGACTACATGTACGCGGAGTACGCCAAGGATCCACGGATGCGGGCCAACATCGGCATCCGGCGGCGGCTCGCGCCGCTGCTGGACAACGACCGCAACCAGATCGAGCTGTTCACCGCGCTGCTGCTCTCGCTGCCGGGCTCCCCGATCCTCTATTACGGGGACGAGATCGGGATGGGCGACAACATCTGGCTCGGTGACCGGGACGCGGTCCGTACGCCCATGCAGTGGACACCGGACCGCAACGCGGGCTTCTCGTCCTGCGACCCCGGGCGGCTCTACCTCCCGACGATCATGGATCCGGTCTACGGCTACCAGGTGACGAACGTCGAGGCCTCGATGGCCTCGCCCGCCTCGCTGCTGCACTGGACCCGCCGGATGATCGAGATCCGCAAGCAGAATCCGGCCTTCGGCCTCGGCTCGTACACCGAGCTGTCCTCGTCCAACCCCGCCGTGCTCGCCTTCCTGCGCGAGTACAAGGACGACCTGGTGCTGTGCGTGCACAACTTCTCGCGGTTCGCGCAGCCGACGGAGCTGGATCTGCACTCCTTCACCGGACGCCGTCCGGTGGAGCTGATCGGTGGTGTGCGCTTCCCCGCCATCGGTGAACTGCCGTATCTGCTCACCCTCGCAGGGCACGGCTTCTACTGGTTCCGGCTGCGCAAGGACGCCCTCCTGAAGTGA